AGTCTGGTCCGACGCGCGACCCTCGGTCGGCTCACGCTCCCCTGCGAGGTTCGGGGGACCGAACGCGCGTTGCTCGTGGTGAGCGGGCCGCCGGCGGCGCTGTCGCGGCGAGGGATCGAACGCGGGCGCACGTGGCTCGAAGACGAGACCGGGACGATGGAGGTCCGCGGCGGTGACTACCCGACCGACTCGAGCTACGTCGCCGCGGTCGTCCTGCTCTCGGGCGTGACCTCGGTCCCGCGGATCAAGGAACTGCAGGCGGTCGCCATCGAGGCCCAGCGCGACTTCCACGAGCGCGACGCGGCGAGCCCCGAGCGCCTCGCGGCCCTCCTCAACACCGACGACGAACTCGACGTGCTGTTCTGAGCGCCAACGTCGGCGACCGACCCGGTCGGAACGCTCGATTCTCGGGGGAGTCGACCCCGGAGTCCGTGACGGGACAAACCGGTGGACGGCTCGCGTTCGGTCCGCGCTCGGCGGCGGCACGTCGCTGGGGACGGGAGATGGACCGGGCCATATCACTCTGATAGGTATCAATCAGTAGGGTTGTTCCCACAAAGAGGGAATCAAGCCGAGATTCAAAAGTAGCCCGAGTGAGATACTGCTCTCGTATGGGGGCACGCCGCCGTGCCAGACGACCGAGTCGAGGCGTACTGAACCGAGAAACCGGGCGACGGCCCGGAGCGGTGACGACGAGTGACGACCGGGAGGCGTCGCGTCGCTGCTCCGAGCGATCGACCGGGGAGACCCGCGTCGGGACGGGAACATGAGCAGCCACGGCGAACGCGCCCCCGAGGCGGAACTCGGGCTTCTCGACGCCACGATGATCGGCATGGGCGCGATGATCGGCGCGGGCATCTTCGTCCTCACGGGGCTCGCCGCGGAGATCGCGGGGCCGGGGGCCATCTTCGTCTTCGCGCTCAACGGCGTCGTCACCGCCTTCACCGGGCTGTCGTACGCCGAGCTCGCCTCCGCGATCCCCAAGTCCGGCGGCGGCTACGCCTTCGTCCGCGAGGTGTTCGCGGATCTACAGTCGTTCCTGATGGGGTGGATGCTCTGGTTCGCGTACATGATCGCCGGCGCGCTGTACGCGCTCGGCTTCGCGCCCAACTTCCTCGAACTGCTCCACGTCTACGGGATCGTCCCGCCGCCGGATCAGGTGGGTGCGATCGCCCTGCCCGTGATCGACGCCGGAATCCCCGCCGGGGTCGGATTGGCGTTCGTGGCCGTGGCACTCTTCGTCGCACTCAACGCGGTCTCGACCGCGGCGAGCGGGAGTATCGAGACGATCTTCACGGCGACGAAGGTGACCATCCTGATGATCTTCGTCGGCTTCGGCGTCGCCTCGCCGATGTTCTCCTCCGCGGAGTTCCAGCCCCTCTTCCCGGGAGACCGGACGGCTTTCGCCGTCCTGCCGGCGATGGGGCTGACGTTCATCGCCTTCGAGGGGTACGACCTCATTACCACCGTGACCGAGGAGGTGAAGAACCCCCGCGAGAACATCCCCAAGGCCATCTTCGTCAGCCTCGCGGTGACCGTCGTCGTCTACCTGCTCGTCGTCACCGTCGCCATCGGCACGCTCGGCGCGAGCGGGCTGGCCGCGGCGGGCGAGGCCGGCATCGCCCAGGCCGCGACGGAGTTCATGCCGACCGGGCTTCCGGTGATCAAGAACGGCGGCGCGGTGATCGTCTTCGGGGCGGTGTTCTCGACGCTCACCGCGCTCAACGCCGTGGTCATCGCCTCCTCGCGGGTCGCGTTCTCGATGGGCCGGGAGGGCCAGCTCCTGCCGGGGTTCGGCCAGCTCCACCACCGCTTCGGGACGCCGTTCGTCGCCATCGTCACGAGCGCCATCGTCATGCTCGGCTCCGTCGTTCTGCCGACGCAGAGCGCCGGCAACATGTCCAGTCTCTTCTTCCTGCTGTCCTTTATCGTCGTGAACGGCGCGGTGATCAAACTCCGCCGCGAGCGCCCGGACATGACGCGTCCGTACGAGATGCCGCTGTACCCGCTGCCGCCGCTGCTCGGCATCGTGTTGAACCTCGTGCTGACGGTCGTCCTGATCGAGTTCCTGATCCGGACCGATCCGCTCGCGCTCGTCCTCAGCGTTAGCTGGATCGTGCTCGGGGTGGTGACGTACGTCGGGCTCAACCGGTTCAAGACGGCGCGGGGGGTCGGCGCGGGGACGGACGAGATCGGAGAGCCGGACGAGTTGGAGACGACCGACGTGGACGCCGCGTTCGAGGAGGAAAGCGAGGGCGGTGCGGGCACCGATGCAGGACTAGCCGCGGACGAGGACGACTGACAACGACACCAGACCATGACCACAAAACTCGACATCATCATCGCGGGCGGCGGCCGTGTCGGCTTCCAGACAGCGGAGATGCTCGACGACCTCGGACACGACGTCAGGATCGTCGAGCGCGACGGGGAGCGGTGCGAGCAGATCGCGGACGCGTACTTCGCGACGGTGATCGAGGGGGACGCGGCGAACCCCGACATCCTCGAACAGGCGGCCGTCGACCGCGCCGACGCGGTCGCCGCCCTGACCGGCGAGACGGGCCTAAACCTCGCGGTCTGCATGGCGGCCGAACGGCTATCGCCGGAGATCCGGAGCGTCTGCCGCATCGACCGCGCCGCCGGCGAGTCGTACACCCGGTTCGTCGACGCGGTGCTCTTCCCCGAGCGCGCCGGTGCGCGCGTCGCCGTCAACGAGATCATCGGCGGCGACGTCCAGACGCTGGCCGACGTGACCGGGACGCTCGACATCATGCAGATCCGCGTCGTCGAGGGAGCCCCGGCCGCCAACAAGACGCTACAGGAGATCCGGTTCCCCTCGGGGACGCTCGTCATCTCCGACGACGACGGCGAACGCATCGCCCGGCCCGACACGACGCTGGACCCCGGGCGGCGCTACATCGTCGCCGTCGAACCCGACGTCGCCGGCGAGGTGATGAACCTGCTGCGAGGCTGAGTGCGCTGCGGGGTGAGTCACACAGGCGGGACGACGAGGACCGGTACCGTCGACGTCCGGACGACTCGCGCGGCGACGCTTCCGAGGAGCGCCCGCGAGAGCCCCGCCCGCCCGTGGGTGCCGACGACCACTACGTCGGCGGCGGTCTCGTCGGCGTACGCACAGATCTCCCGGTGGGGGACGCCGACGCGAACAGTGCTGACGACGTCGACGCCGGCCTCCCTGGCCCGTTCGGCGGCGTCGTCGACGGCCGTCTCCGCCGCGTCCCGGAGCAGTTCGTCGACGGCGTCGATGTCGGCGTCCGTGAACGGGTCGAGGTCGCCGACGTCGACGACCGAGAGGACGTGTAACGTCGCCCCCGTCTCGATCGCGAGCGTCACCGCACGGTCGAACGCGCGGCTCGCGGGCGTGCTCCCGTCGGTGGCGAGGAGGACGGCGTCGTACACATCGAATGTCAACGCTTCTACCATCCTAACCGTTGTGGCCGGACCGGTCGGCGGACCATGGCGAGCGGTTAATCCGTCGGGGTCCGTACGATGACGGACGGGGACCACGATGGAACACATCGAGTACGTGTACACGGTCGGGATGCCGGAATCGGACGTCGAACGACATCTGCGCGAGGCCGAGACCGGGGTGTTGTCGCTCGCCGACGGGAGTCGCGCGTACGCGGTCCCGGTGCACTGTCACTACCAGGCGGGGAGCGTCCTGTTCCGGCTGAGCGACGACGACGACAGCGAGAAACTCGCGTTCCTCGACGCCACGACCGAGGCGTGTTTCGTTGTGTACGGGGCGACGAACGGCGAGTCGTGGAGCGTCGTCGTCCGCGGCTCCATCGGTCCCATCGGGGACCCGGAGCGGTACGACGCCGCGGCGATCAACGAACGGTTCGGCCCCGTGCGGATCTTCGACGAGGACGTCGGCGACACCGCGATCGAACTGTTCGAACTGCGCGCGACCTCGGTGACCGGCCGGGAGACACCCCGGTTCGGCTGACGGGAGCACGAGCGCCACGGGCTGTCGGGGGCGGGACCCTCGTGTACGCGACGCCGCGTCGTCCTCCGCCAGCGCACGTGCGCCGGCGCACGCGACGTCAACGTCCGCGGGCGCGACTGATTCCCGTGCGACGAGAAGCGCCCCACGTCTCTTTTCGCTCGGCCGACGTATCGGAGAGTGGTGAGTACGATGCCCACGACCACGCGCCCCCGAGTCGAACTGTGGATTCGCACGCTCCCCGCCGGCGAGGGCGAAGAGCACGACGAACTCCGGCGACGGTTGGCGTGGCTCGACCGCCGCGGCGTGATCGAGTCGGTCCGAGTCAGGACGTGGCCCCACGAGGTCGCACTGGACGGCCCCACGACGCCGCGCGACCGGGCCATCGCGAACCGGGTCCGCGCGTTCCGCCAGTGGGCGGCGGAGCAGGGCGTCACGCTCCCGGCGTTCGGCGACCGCACGACCGCCGGCGTCGGACGGATGGGGCCCGAGTACACGGCGCTGACGCTCCCCCAGACCGCGCTGGCGGTGACGCGCGAGGGCGTGCTCCAGTGGGTCGCTCCCTGCGTCGAGGACGGCCGGGAGCGGACGCCGATGGAGTGGGTCGGCGCCGCGACCGAGGGCGACGCGCCGGGCTGTGACGTGGGGCCGCGACTCGTCGCCTGAGTCGCGCGTGCACGGGCCACCGGTCCACCACGTCGGCTTTCTCACCAGTTCTCTGTCGACTCTTGACCGGCTCTTCGCCAGGCTCTCGTCGGTTCTCGAGTGCGTCACCGGATCTGCTCGGGTCGTCACCGGCGCTTCGTCGCCCGGTCGGGGCGAAGCGTCAGCCTTACTCGCGCCGACGGTCTCTTCGACGGCGATGAGCGTCCCCTGCGTGTGCGTCGCCCGCGAAGCCGGCGAGGAGGTCCGGCGGGAACTCGCCGCGGCCGACCTCCTCGACGAGGACCACGAGATCGTCGTCGAAGACGGCTCGATCTACATCCCCGTCACGGAACGGGCGGCCGCCGT
This Salinigranum marinum DNA region includes the following protein-coding sequences:
- a CDS encoding APC family permease, which codes for MSSHGERAPEAELGLLDATMIGMGAMIGAGIFVLTGLAAEIAGPGAIFVFALNGVVTAFTGLSYAELASAIPKSGGGYAFVREVFADLQSFLMGWMLWFAYMIAGALYALGFAPNFLELLHVYGIVPPPDQVGAIALPVIDAGIPAGVGLAFVAVALFVALNAVSTAASGSIETIFTATKVTILMIFVGFGVASPMFSSAEFQPLFPGDRTAFAVLPAMGLTFIAFEGYDLITTVTEEVKNPRENIPKAIFVSLAVTVVVYLLVVTVAIGTLGASGLAAAGEAGIAQAATEFMPTGLPVIKNGGAVIVFGAVFSTLTALNAVVIASSRVAFSMGREGQLLPGFGQLHHRFGTPFVAIVTSAIVMLGSVVLPTQSAGNMSSLFFLLSFIVVNGAVIKLRRERPDMTRPYEMPLYPLPPLLGIVLNLVLTVVLIEFLIRTDPLALVLSVSWIVLGVVTYVGLNRFKTARGVGAGTDEIGEPDELETTDVDAAFEEESEGGAGTDAGLAADEDD
- a CDS encoding TrkA family potassium uptake protein — its product is MTTKLDIIIAGGGRVGFQTAEMLDDLGHDVRIVERDGERCEQIADAYFATVIEGDAANPDILEQAAVDRADAVAALTGETGLNLAVCMAAERLSPEIRSVCRIDRAAGESYTRFVDAVLFPERAGARVAVNEIIGGDVQTLADVTGTLDIMQIRVVEGAPAANKTLQEIRFPSGTLVISDDDGERIARPDTTLDPGRRYIVAVEPDVAGEVMNLLRG
- a CDS encoding universal stress protein encodes the protein MYDAVLLATDGSTPASRAFDRAVTLAIETGATLHVLSVVDVGDLDPFTDADIDAVDELLRDAAETAVDDAAERAREAGVDVVSTVRVGVPHREICAYADETAADVVVVGTHGRAGLSRALLGSVAARVVRTSTVPVLVVPPV
- a CDS encoding pyridoxamine 5'-phosphate oxidase family protein — translated: MEHIEYVYTVGMPESDVERHLREAETGVLSLADGSRAYAVPVHCHYQAGSVLFRLSDDDDSEKLAFLDATTEACFVVYGATNGESWSVVVRGSIGPIGDPERYDAAAINERFGPVRIFDEDVGDTAIELFELRATSVTGRETPRFG
- a CDS encoding HTH domain-containing protein; translated protein: MPTTTRPRVELWIRTLPAGEGEEHDELRRRLAWLDRRGVIESVRVRTWPHEVALDGPTTPRDRAIANRVRAFRQWAAEQGVTLPAFGDRTTAGVGRMGPEYTALTLPQTALAVTREGVLQWVAPCVEDGRERTPMEWVGAATEGDAPGCDVGPRLVA